GGCCGTTTCAGTATTAATATAGTGGCCCGGCTCGGTGGTTAGCTCCCATTCCGTAATAAGCACTCGGTAGGGCCTGATACCTAAAAGCGGCTTTACCACAACGTGCTCCACACCTTTCGACCATGCTCCGCGCAGCTGGGCTTCGCGGGCCAGAAGCTGTTGGTCGTAGGACGGTGCGCTGAAAAGCAGCTCTTGCCAGGCCCGGCGCGGTATGCCTATCCAACTGAAAACACCAATATATAGTACCGGCCCCCAGCGTAATAGCCAAGTGGGTAGCTGCCACCGAATAGGGCGGGCGTGGTAGGTTAAACCAGCCCAGATACTCAACAGCCCAGCCGGGAAGAGAAACAACAGCAGGCCATTGATGGCGCGGTCGGGGGGCATTTGCTTCATCACGCCAATAAACAGCAGCATACTCAGCGCGTAGCTTATCAGCAGAAAAAAAGCCCCCCAGTACCAGGGAAGCCGGATAGTAGTGCCCAGCCAGCCCCGGCGCTGCCAATAAAAAGCCACGAGAAGCCCCAGCACCGTCGGCAACAGTAGCTTAAAGGCCAGGCCACGGCGCACCAGCAGCCGAAACATAGCATCGGGTGTGCCGGGTATTGCTCCTAGCACTTGCTGCATCAGATTGGCACCGTTCGCCTTCTGCGCATACCCTTCAAACTGCATGCGGACATAGTTGCCGGGTGCTATTACCGTAATTACGGCCACTACCAGTGTCAGCAGTAGCAATGCACCCCACCAGCGCAGTTGCGACCATTGGGCGCGGTACCAGCTGATGCCTAGCACAAGCGCCAAGCTTAGCAGCAGGTGCAGCAGCGTCATTTCATTGGCGGCCGCGGATATTACAGCACAGCCAACCGCAAGTGCTCGCCAACCAAGCCGACTCTTAACCTGAGCAGCCTGTCGGGCGCGTTCGGAAGCAATGAACACGAGCAGCAAGGTAAGGCCTGCCAGATGGTACACCACGGAGCCCGTAAACCAATAGATGGCCGAATACGGGTCAGGAATCATGTGCAGGTAAAATATCAGAAAAATTCCCGCTGCCACGGCGGCCTGCAAGCGCGGCAGCTGCCGCTGGCTAAGGGTGCGCAAACCCAAATAAATAGTCCCCAGCGTAGCGAGCAGGGTAAGGGCCGGAGTCCAGCGAAATCCATCGTACCAGCCATAAACCAGCGGATTGGCCGCCGTTACCAACAGAGAAGACGAAAAGCGCCCCGTCCAGCGCAGATACAGCTCTATCTGCTGAGCCCAAAGGCCGGTGGTGCGCACATTGGCGGCATTATAATAATCATCCATGAAGGGATGATTATAGTAGCTCAGGAGCAGAAAGGGTGTCACCGCTGCCACCGTTACTGCCACCAGAATTAGGTAAGGTAAACGGGAGGTGAGCCGAGTAAAAAGGGCCATAAGCAGGCTCAAGTCAGGCTGAGAGAGGCTATACAGATGAGCCGCGGCGCTATCCGTCGGCGTTCGAAGCGGGAAAGATACAACAAGCGAACCGTCGTACTTTTGCCCATCAGCTTGTTATTAGTTCATGCCCGCAACTCCGCAACCGCTCCATCCCGGCGACTTTTACTTCACGCCTGAGGGCTACATGGTGTTCACCGAGCAATACCACCGGCGGCGGGGCTATTGCTGCAAAAGCGGCTGTCGACACTGCCCATGGAGCTTTGGCCGCGAGAAAAAAAAGCCCCCCAGCGGCGCTACGGGCGGCTAACATGCTATTTTTCAGTGGGCCAGTTTGACGTTGTCGGACTTTTACCGATATTTGCGTCCCTTTTTCCAGTACTGAAACCTCTAAGTTCCTGATATCATGGCCCGAGTTTGTGATCTAACCGGCAAGCGTACCCGCGTAGGCAACAACGTGTCGCACGCCAACAACAAGACGAAGCGCAAGTTTTACCCCAACCTGCAGAAGAAGCGCTTCTATATTCCCGAGGAAGATGCTTGGGTTACGTTGAAAGTAGCTACCAGCACTATCCGCACCATCAACAAGAATGGCATCATGGCCACCTTGAAGAAGGCCAAGGAAAAAGGCTTCATCGTTTACTAAAGATTTTTCGGCAGTTTTAGGAGCCGAAAGACGCGACGGGTAAACTACCCGGCCCAAACGCAACGTTTGGGCGCTAGCCGCAGTCTTTCTTTTATTATGCCCCTATCCTTGCTGAAAAAAGCCCCCCGGCTGGTTCGTGTTGCTTGCGTAGCGACTCTGCTGGCGAGTTTTGTACCAGAGGTTAGCGCCCAGCGCGCCGCTGGCCCCGACCGCCCCGCCGATTTTATGGACCCCGCCTTTCACCGGCAACGGAGAGAGCTGCTGCGACAAAAGCTGCCAGCTCGCTCCGTTGCCGTTTTATTTGCGTCTCCCGTCCGCAACAGGGCCAACGACGTGGAC
The window above is part of the Hymenobacter radiodurans genome. Proteins encoded here:
- a CDS encoding DUF5522 domain-containing protein, yielding MPATPQPLHPGDFYFTPEGYMVFTEQYHRRRGYCCKSGCRHCPWSFGREKKKPPSGATGG
- the rpmB gene encoding 50S ribosomal protein L28, whose amino-acid sequence is MARVCDLTGKRTRVGNNVSHANNKTKRKFYPNLQKKRFYIPEEDAWVTLKVATSTIRTINKNGIMATLKKAKEKGFIVY
- a CDS encoding DUF6056 family protein; protein product: MALFTRLTSRLPYLILVAVTVAAVTPFLLLSYYNHPFMDDYYNAANVRTTGLWAQQIELYLRWTGRFSSSLLVTAANPLVYGWYDGFRWTPALTLLATLGTIYLGLRTLSQRQLPRLQAAVAAGIFLIFYLHMIPDPYSAIYWFTGSVVYHLAGLTLLLVFIASERARQAAQVKSRLGWRALAVGCAVISAAANEMTLLHLLLSLALVLGISWYRAQWSQLRWWGALLLLTLVVAVITVIAPGNYVRMQFEGYAQKANGANLMQQVLGAIPGTPDAMFRLLVRRGLAFKLLLPTVLGLLVAFYWQRRGWLGTTIRLPWYWGAFFLLISYALSMLLFIGVMKQMPPDRAINGLLLFLFPAGLLSIWAGLTYHARPIRWQLPTWLLRWGPVLYIGVFSWIGIPRRAWQELLFSAPSYDQQLLAREAQLRGAWSKGVEHVVVKPLLGIRPYRVLITEWELTTEPGHYINTETALYFDVKSIVVDKALLPQAHPDFHYY